The proteins below come from a single Malus sylvestris chromosome 3, drMalSylv7.2, whole genome shotgun sequence genomic window:
- the LOC126617483 gene encoding inactive protein RESTRICTED TEV MOVEMENT 2-like isoform X1 — MEGKPNSATINRVYEDIKPSEEWAREEACDTLLVYLQGFRKENLRIQVMLADQNLRVLGERPLGHDNKWQRFRIEFPIPSNCNTNTISAKFENDILYVKLPKLIDLAAVESNDKPQKPPPTTTESPKPQKPAPTTEAPKPQKPISTGDLPHPQKRTHANQEQNKKRNGGSHANKSTEKLEEIHAKKAEEDSTNEVYKRAIFGDESNASGVDRCYRAHGYNYKQVIQGLVMAFVFILVLGLYVKHAITSVKEFKREEL, encoded by the exons ATGGAGGGAAAGCCAAATTCTGCAACTATTAATCGTGTTTACGAAGACATTAAACCATCAGAAGAATGGGCAAGGGAGGAAGCTTGTGACACTCTCCTCGTCTATCTGCAAG GATTTAGAAAGGAGAATCTGAGGATTCAAGTGATGTTAGCTGATCAAAACTTAAGGGTGCTTGGTGAACGGCCACTTGGTCATGACAACAAATGGCAGCGTTTCCGCATAGAATTCCCAATTCCCTCCAACTGCAACACCAATACAATCTCTGCCAAATTTGAGAACGACATTCTCTATGTCAAGCTTCCAAAGCTGATTGATCTCGCAGCAGTTGAATCGAATGACAAACCACAAAAGCCACCCCCCACCACCACAGAATCACCTAAGCCTCAAAAGCCTGCACCCACCACAGAAGCACCTAAGCCTCAAAAGCCCATAAGCACTGGTGATCTGCCACATCCTCAAAAGAGGACTCATGCTAATCAAGAACAGAACAAGAAACGCAATGGTGGATCACACGCGAACAAAAGTACTGAAAAACTTGAGGAGATTCATGCGAAAAAGGCTGAGGAGGATTCAACAAATGAGGTATACAAAAGAGCAATATTCGGGGATGAGAGCAATGCTAGCGGTGTTGATAGGTGTTATAGAGCACACGGTTATAACTATAAGCAGGTGATTCAAGGCTTGGTCATGGCATTTGTATTTATTCTAGTACTTGGGTTATATGTCAAACATGCAATCACTTCCGTTAAAGAATTCAAACGCGAAGAACTATAA
- the LOC126617483 gene encoding inactive protein RESTRICTED TEV MOVEMENT 2-like isoform X2: MEGKPNSATINRVYEDIKPSEEWAREEACDTLLVYLQGFRKENLRIQVMLADQNLRVLGERPLGHDNKWQRFRIEFPIPSNCNTNTISAKFENDILYVKLPKLIDLAAVESNDKPQKPPPTTTESPKPQKPISTGDLPHPQKRTHANQEQNKKRNGGSHANKSTEKLEEIHAKKAEEDSTNEVYKRAIFGDESNASGVDRCYRAHGYNYKQVIQGLVMAFVFILVLGLYVKHAITSVKEFKREEL, translated from the exons ATGGAGGGAAAGCCAAATTCTGCAACTATTAATCGTGTTTACGAAGACATTAAACCATCAGAAGAATGGGCAAGGGAGGAAGCTTGTGACACTCTCCTCGTCTATCTGCAAG GATTTAGAAAGGAGAATCTGAGGATTCAAGTGATGTTAGCTGATCAAAACTTAAGGGTGCTTGGTGAACGGCCACTTGGTCATGACAACAAATGGCAGCGTTTCCGCATAGAATTCCCAATTCCCTCCAACTGCAACACCAATACAATCTCTGCCAAATTTGAGAACGACATTCTCTATGTCAAGCTTCCAAAGCTGATTGATCTCGCAGCAGTTGAATCGAATGACAAACCACAAAAGCCACCCCCCACCACCACAGAATCAC CTAAGCCTCAAAAGCCCATAAGCACTGGTGATCTGCCACATCCTCAAAAGAGGACTCATGCTAATCAAGAACAGAACAAGAAACGCAATGGTGGATCACACGCGAACAAAAGTACTGAAAAACTTGAGGAGATTCATGCGAAAAAGGCTGAGGAGGATTCAACAAATGAGGTATACAAAAGAGCAATATTCGGGGATGAGAGCAATGCTAGCGGTGTTGATAGGTGTTATAGAGCACACGGTTATAACTATAAGCAGGTGATTCAAGGCTTGGTCATGGCATTTGTATTTATTCTAGTACTTGGGTTATATGTCAAACATGCAATCACTTCCGTTAAAGAATTCAAACGCGAAGAACTATAA
- the LOC126617486 gene encoding protein AE7-like, whose protein sequence is MVSELINANPVIYEKKERRVRSVPSAAADEYAVEPIDQQEIFDHIRDIKDPEHPYSLEELKVITEDAIEVDDGRGYVRVTFTPTVEHCSMATVIGLCLRVKLLRSLPSRYKVDIRVAPGSHATEAAVNKQLNDKERVAAALENPGLVDMVDECLSPSYE, encoded by the exons ATGGTGTCCGAGTTAATAAATGCGAATCCGGTCATCTACGAAAAGAAAGAGAGACGGGTTCGTAGTGTTCCAAGTGCTGCTGCAGATGAATATGCTGTTGAACCCATTGACCAACAAGAGATTTTCG ACCATATTAGAGATATAAAGGACCCGGAACACCCTTATTCGTTGGAGGAGCTCAAAGTGATAACAGAAGATGCAATTGAAGTTGATGATGGTCGTGGCTACGTCAG GGTCACATTTACTCCTACGGTGGAACATTGTAGTATGGCAACGGTTATTGGTCTTTGCTTACGTGTTAAACTCTTAAGGAGCCTACCTTCTCGTTACAAG GTGGATATTAGGGTGGCACCCGGATCTCATGCAACCGAAGCTGCAG TTAATAAGCAACTGAATGATAAGGAACGGGTGGCTGCGGCGTTGGAGAACCCAGGCCTCGTTGATATGGTTGATGAATGCCTTTCTCCTTCGTATGAGTGA